One Salvia splendens isolate huo1 chromosome 12, SspV2, whole genome shotgun sequence genomic window carries:
- the LOC121759459 gene encoding peptide methionine sulfoxide reductase B5-like, producing the protein MILKISPFAASRTFIVSSPVNVNPNPINRIPKSPIRQIIRYSTYLSGGLPWLNLNRGKKGFRSGVVAMAATDSEQKSEEEWRAILSPEQFRILRLKGTEFPGTGKYDKFFAEGVYECAGCGTPLYKSTTKFNSHCGWPAFYEGLPGAINRTPDPDGQRIEITCAACGGHLGHVFKGEGFRTPTDERHCVNSVSLKFTPGNSEPSSQ; encoded by the exons ATGATATTGAAAATCTCACCTTTCGCGGCTTCTAGAACGTTCATTGTCAGCTCCCCAGTCAATGTCAATCCCAACCCAATCAATCGTATCCCCAAATCTCCAATTCGTCAAATCATCCGATATAGCACCTATTTGTCCGGTGGCCTTCCTTGGTTGAATCTTAATCGGGGGAAGAAGGGTTTCCGAAGCGGAGTTGTGGCCATGGCTGCTACTGATTCAGAGCAGAAATCGGAGGAGGAGTGGCGCGCGATCCTCTCGCCGGAGCAGTTTCGTATTCTACGGCTCAAGGGCACTGA GTTTCCTGGTACTGGTAAATATGACAAGTTCTTTGCGGAGGGCGTATACGAATGTGCAGGATGTGGAACTCCCCTCTACAAGTCGACAACCAAATTCAACTCCCACTGCGGTTGGCCTGCCTTCTACGAGGGACTCCCTGGGGCCATAAACCGAACT CCTGATCCTGATGGACAGAGGATAGAGATCACGTGTGCAGCCTGCGGTGGACACCTTGGCCACGTCTTCAAAGGAGAAGGGTTCCGTACACCCACGGACGAACGCCATTGTGTTAACAGCGTATCGCTCAAGTTCACTCCAGGAAATTCCGAGCCGTCTTCGCAGTGA